Part of the uncultured Fusobacterium sp. genome, CTGTTGAACCTAATACAACTATTTTTTTCATTAAACCTTCCTCCTACGAAAAAAACAGGGTGAATAAAATAAACTTTTTTCACCCAATAATATCTATATTTTTTATTATAATACTACAATTTTTAATAAATAATAAACAACTGGAGCTACAAAAAGCATACTATCAAATCTATCTAATATTCCACCATGCCCTCTCAATATTGTTCCTGAATCTTTAACTTTAAACTCTCTTTTAAACATAGATTCACCTAAATCTCCAATCTGAGCAACAATACTGATAAATACTCCTATTATAATTATATTAAATAATCCTAAGTCTCCATTTTCTAAAAGTTTAAAATACTTTTCAAGAATATAAAGTGAACATATTGTAAAAAATATTCCTCCTAAAGATCCCTCTATTGATTTTTTAGGACTTATACTACTAAATCCTCTCTTAAATATTTTTCTACCTATTGTTAATCCTGTAAAATAAGCAAATGTATCACAAACCCAGACCATTATTTGAGCTGTTAAAAGCCACTTTCCTCCATTTGGTAAAAAACTTATAAGTATCACATGAGAAAATAAAACTGATACATATAATGCACCTAACAATGTTACCCCTAAATCTGCACTTGAATTTTCAACTTTATTTTGAAGAACTCTATATCCTATTAATAAAACTGCAAGCATAGAAAATACAAACATATTATCTATCTCTATTTTTCCTAATTGATTTAAGAAAAGTATATTAGGTATTGCTAATGCTCCTAATATTCCCATTATCTTGTAAGGTTTCTTTCCTCCAATTTCTGCCATATTGTAAAATTCATATGTAGCCATACCTATTATTATATTTGCAAATATTAATAAGGGTATTCCACCACTATATAGGATCCAAATAAGAACTGGTATTCCTATTATAGCTACCATTATTCTGCTCAGCATTATTTAACTCCTCCAA contains:
- a CDS encoding phosphatidate cytidylyltransferase, giving the protein MLSRIMVAIIGIPVLIWILYSGGIPLLIFANIIIGMATYEFYNMAEIGGKKPYKIMGILGALAIPNILFLNQLGKIEIDNMFVFSMLAVLLIGYRVLQNKVENSSADLGVTLLGALYVSVLFSHVILISFLPNGGKWLLTAQIMVWVCDTFAYFTGLTIGRKIFKRGFSSISPKKSIEGSLGGIFFTICSLYILEKYFKLLENGDLGLFNIIIIGVFISIVAQIGDLGESMFKREFKVKDSGTILRGHGGILDRFDSMLFVAPVVYYLLKIVVL